A window of the Enterobacteriaceae bacterium 4M9 genome harbors these coding sequences:
- a CDS encoding DUF2285 domain-containing protein: MKKEIYTDFAWECLRRNKNYINAWKINESKITENERQQHIDLDAEIRWGLLKYVNPEHSRPEKVFWSPKLSKKSLPIILGKNGDFAWKNIVKNSEVRHEKIFLLDGSLCIKIFNHNDYFQFFISDASELTDESKIFLYMPLSLNNSTRNRNIDIINSIFNDKVETANREGQQQDLLDTIDGINEGFSHRAIASRIFGEQLVESEWSSDSWLRANIRYRIKKAINLIDTGYLNYL; the protein is encoded by the coding sequence ATGAAAAAGGAAATTTACACTGACTTTGCCTGGGAGTGTTTAAGAAGGAACAAAAATTATATTAATGCGTGGAAAATAAATGAGTCAAAAATAACAGAAAATGAAAGACAACAGCACATCGATTTAGATGCGGAGATTCGCTGGGGGTTATTAAAGTATGTCAACCCTGAGCACTCCAGACCAGAAAAAGTTTTCTGGTCACCAAAGTTAAGCAAGAAATCATTGCCTATTATACTGGGTAAAAATGGAGACTTCGCATGGAAGAATATTGTAAAAAACTCTGAAGTAAGGCATGAAAAAATATTTCTTTTAGATGGTTCACTCTGCATAAAAATATTTAACCACAACGATTATTTCCAGTTTTTTATCAGTGACGCCAGTGAATTAACAGATGAATCAAAGATATTCCTGTATATGCCATTGAGCCTGAATAATAGTACCAGGAACAGAAACATCGACATTATCAATAGCATCTTCAATGATAAAGTTGAAACAGCTAACCGGGAAGGGCAGCAGCAGGATTTACTGGATACGATTGATGGCATCAATGAAGGGTTCTCTCACCGGGCTATCGCCTCCAGAATCTTTGGAGAACAGCTTGTTGAAAGCGAGTGGTCATCGGATAGCTGGCTGCGTGCCAACATTCGTTACCGTATCAAAAAAGCGATAAACCTCATCGATACTGGCTACCTGAACTACCTCTGA
- a CDS encoding ImpA family type VI secretion system protein — MTTNIGNTYLHDLYGVEFTPLYGEIEATLAQMDGDRDPLSGPDDAVQVNWNQVAMQAEKLLEQCYDLRVALWLMRAQLHQEGITALWSTLAQLSHRLSDTPEVTYPRSLEGEDYSDHAAALGWLSTSQCIAELKLSRLTKEHNYHLQDLYNTETAFSDERSFASLTAMLLVVNSYYQQHGLPDLKEQLTDACRSLERIEKHANQYSSGYQLECQMLHTFISKCISQIDMLCPMTEGEQEGIRNNAENNSIFITGNDDVNIRSRQEVILMLDRILDYFQRHEPSHPVPIFIRRCKQMIGMDFVSIVEELLPESMNTLQQYTGKE; from the coding sequence ATGACAACAAATATAGGAAATACTTATTTACACGACCTGTATGGTGTGGAATTTACCCCTTTATATGGGGAGATTGAAGCAACATTAGCTCAAATGGATGGGGACAGAGACCCCTTGTCAGGTCCAGATGATGCGGTGCAGGTTAACTGGAATCAGGTAGCCATGCAGGCCGAGAAACTGCTGGAGCAATGCTATGATCTACGAGTGGCATTGTGGCTTATGCGTGCGCAACTCCATCAGGAAGGGATAACCGCCTTGTGGTCCACGTTAGCTCAATTAAGTCATCGATTAAGCGATACGCCAGAGGTTACTTATCCCCGCTCTCTGGAGGGTGAGGATTATAGTGACCATGCTGCGGCGCTGGGATGGTTATCAACATCTCAGTGCATTGCCGAATTAAAATTATCCAGATTAACTAAAGAGCATAATTATCATTTACAAGACCTTTATAATACTGAGACTGCTTTTTCAGATGAACGTTCATTTGCGTCATTAACAGCGATGTTACTGGTGGTAAATTCGTATTACCAACAACATGGATTACCAGACCTTAAAGAACAGCTTACTGACGCCTGTCGTTCATTAGAGCGAATCGAAAAACATGCTAATCAATATAGCTCAGGCTACCAGCTTGAGTGCCAGATGCTTCACACTTTTATCAGTAAATGTATTTCACAGATAGATATGCTTTGCCCCATGACCGAAGGCGAACAGGAAGGCATTAGGAATAATGCTGAAAATAATTCGATTTTTATTACGGGTAACGATGATGTAAATATCCGTTCCCGGCAGGAGGTAATATTAATGCTGGATCGTATTCTCGACTATTTTCAGCGCCATGAACCCAGCCATCCGGTACCTATATTTATTCGTCGTTGTAAGCAAATGATAGGGATGGATTTCGTCTCCATTGTTGAAGAACTGCTGCCTGAGTCAATGAACACGCTGCAACAGTATACAGGAAAAGAATAA
- the tssB gene encoding type VI secretion system contractile sheath small subunit — translation MAKDASSQKFIGRNNAPRVQIEYDVEIYGSQKKVELPFVTGVMTDLSGHRSKPLPAVEERKFLTFDQDNFDARMRAIKPRLQFHVDNTLSEEDELLDVELEFESMDDFSPGAIAQRIPQMQRLLEARAHLAELITYMDGKSSAEDVVKRLLEQPDFLQRLAQDAPGTVSDASRDAENDALTSEGDE, via the coding sequence ATGGCTAAAGACGCAAGCTCTCAGAAGTTTATTGGCAGAAATAACGCACCGCGTGTGCAAATTGAATATGACGTTGAAATTTACGGTTCGCAAAAGAAAGTCGAACTGCCCTTTGTCACGGGGGTGATGACCGATCTCTCCGGGCATCGTAGTAAACCGTTGCCTGCCGTCGAAGAGCGTAAATTTCTGACCTTCGATCAGGACAACTTTGATGCACGTATGCGGGCGATTAAGCCACGGCTGCAATTTCACGTCGACAACACGTTGAGCGAAGAGGACGAGTTGCTGGATGTGGAGCTTGAATTTGAGTCGATGGATGACTTCTCTCCGGGCGCTATCGCACAGCGTATTCCGCAAATGCAAAGGCTGCTTGAAGCGCGTGCCCACCTTGCTGAACTCATTACCTATATGGACGGTAAGTCGAGTGCAGAAGATGTCGTAAAACGCTTACTCGAACAGCCCGATTTTTTGCAGCGGTTGGCGCAGGACGCACCGGGGACCGTGTCAGACGCAAGCAGGGACGCAGAGAACGATGCACTGACATCAGAGGGGGACGAATAA
- the tssC gene encoding type VI secretion system contractile sheath large subunit, producing the protein MENLPYAQTNSQQDVDLVFADNNLDELDALLKRSFRPRTDEASVAVRRAIGTLASWANKGKVKVSRDVVMTIESLVAEIDDKLSGQMNHILHHKEFQKLESAWRGLSYLVDNTEVNETLKIRVLNIRQDELAATLRRYRGSAWDQSPVFKQIYEQEYGQFGGEPFGCMIGDFEFDHGPQSVGLLTELAKISAAAHCPFIASASPAIMQMNNWKELGNPRDIGKIFSTPEYAPWRRLRESSDSRYLVLTLPRFLARLPYGAKTNPIDDFAFEEVVNPYSIEDFSWANSAYAMGVNINRAFNEFGWCSRIRGIESGGSVEELPSYAFPSDEGGYELTCPTELAISDRRENELSNAGFLPLVYRKHSDFAAFIGSCTLHAPANYEDPDATANAKLSARLPYIFATCRFAHYLKCIVRDKIGSFRSRDDMQVWLNDWLMNYVDGDPTISTEATKARRPLAAAEVRVEDVEDDPGFYRAHFYLRPHYQLEGMTVSLRLVSRLPSSKEGSEK; encoded by the coding sequence GTGGAGAATTTGCCTTACGCTCAGACCAACAGTCAGCAGGATGTTGACCTCGTTTTTGCTGATAACAATCTCGATGAGCTTGACGCTTTGCTCAAGCGCTCGTTTCGACCACGTACTGACGAAGCCTCTGTTGCCGTAAGACGAGCCATTGGCACGCTTGCGTCCTGGGCTAATAAAGGGAAGGTGAAGGTCAGTCGTGATGTGGTGATGACCATTGAGTCGCTGGTCGCGGAAATTGACGACAAACTTTCCGGGCAAATGAATCATATTTTGCATCACAAAGAGTTTCAGAAGCTGGAGTCGGCCTGGCGTGGGCTGAGTTATCTGGTGGATAACACCGAAGTGAATGAAACGCTCAAGATTCGGGTGTTGAACATCCGCCAGGATGAGCTGGCCGCAACGCTGCGTCGCTATCGCGGGTCAGCCTGGGATCAAAGCCCTGTTTTTAAGCAGATTTATGAACAGGAGTATGGTCAGTTTGGCGGTGAGCCGTTTGGCTGCATGATTGGCGATTTTGAGTTCGATCACGGCCCGCAAAGCGTTGGACTGTTGACTGAACTGGCCAAGATCTCAGCGGCAGCGCATTGCCCGTTCATTGCCTCTGCTTCGCCTGCCATCATGCAAATGAACAACTGGAAAGAACTGGGCAACCCGCGTGATATCGGCAAAATTTTCAGCACGCCGGAGTATGCGCCCTGGAGGCGGCTGCGGGAAAGCAGTGACTCTCGCTATCTGGTATTGACGTTGCCCCGTTTTCTGGCTCGTCTGCCGTACGGTGCCAAAACCAATCCTATTGATGATTTCGCCTTTGAAGAGGTAGTGAATCCGTATTCGATAGAGGATTTCTCATGGGCCAACTCGGCGTATGCCATGGGCGTCAACATCAATCGAGCCTTTAACGAATTTGGCTGGTGCTCGCGCATCCGCGGTATTGAATCTGGTGGTTCGGTGGAAGAACTGCCGTCTTACGCGTTTCCGTCGGATGAAGGGGGCTACGAGTTAACGTGCCCGACCGAACTGGCCATTTCAGACCGCCGTGAAAATGAGCTATCAAACGCCGGTTTCCTGCCGCTGGTGTATCGAAAACATTCTGATTTTGCGGCGTTTATTGGCTCGTGCACGCTGCATGCCCCGGCAAATTATGAAGATCCCGACGCGACGGCGAATGCCAAGTTGTCGGCCCGTCTGCCGTACATCTTCGCGACCTGCCGCTTTGCGCATTATCTCAAGTGTATCGTGCGCGACAAAATTGGTTCATTTCGCTCACGTGACGATATGCAAGTCTGGCTTAACGACTGGCTGATGAACTATGTGGATGGCGATCCCACCATTTCAACAGAGGCCACTAAGGCCAGGCGGCCTTTAGCCGCAGCAGAAGTTCGGGTTGAGGATGTTGAGGACGATCCCGGCTTCTATCGCGCGCATTTCTATTTGCGTCCGCATTACCAGCTCGAAGGCATGACGGTATCGCTGCGGCTGGTCTCCCGACTTCCCTCAAGTAAGGAAGGTAGCGAGAAGTAA
- a CDS encoding type VI secretion system tube protein Hcp, translating into MAALVDYFLKIDGVEGESPDQTYGGWIQLQAWQWSEENAGRWGFGSGGGSGKVEMKDFEFRMVSNKASPKLFLMCATGEHIAQAKLVCRKSGSGQQDFLTVTFGNCLVSSFKTVGNLPLPSTTSQEGETVLPTDVISLNFARIELEYKEQKNDGTMGAVIKSGYDLKLNSRI; encoded by the coding sequence ATGGCAGCTTTAGTGGATTATTTTCTCAAAATTGATGGAGTTGAAGGTGAGTCTCCCGATCAGACATACGGCGGATGGATCCAACTTCAGGCCTGGCAATGGTCAGAGGAAAATGCGGGTCGCTGGGGGTTTGGCAGCGGAGGCGGTTCCGGCAAAGTGGAAATGAAAGACTTTGAGTTCCGTATGGTCAGTAACAAGGCCTCGCCCAAGCTATTTTTGATGTGTGCCACCGGTGAGCACATTGCGCAGGCCAAACTGGTCTGTCGCAAATCGGGTAGCGGCCAGCAGGACTTCCTGACCGTCACGTTTGGTAACTGTCTTGTCTCGTCATTCAAAACCGTTGGCAACCTTCCGTTGCCGTCCACAACCTCTCAGGAAGGGGAAACGGTTCTGCCTACCGACGTTATCAGCCTGAACTTTGCGCGTATTGAACTTGAATACAAAGAGCAGAAGAACGACGGCACCATGGGCGCAGTTATCAAATCAGGCTACGACCTGAAGCTGAACTCACGCATCTGA
- the tssE gene encoding type VI secretion system baseplate subunit TssE codes for MKTSDPVLFDKLTLRHEHASLPHWREILLRDIECLLNDSAHSAALKLQRYDHCETSVVNYGLPSLSQQVPVNTDLMALARQIQRIIATFEPRLDSRSIKVVPLIDKDQTWVLAILFDIHARCSLPGEATFVNLRIALDYSYGTVRVL; via the coding sequence ATGAAAACCTCAGATCCGGTGCTGTTTGACAAACTGACCCTGCGCCACGAACACGCAAGCCTCCCGCACTGGCGAGAAATTTTGCTACGTGACATTGAATGTTTGCTCAACGATTCGGCACACAGCGCCGCGCTAAAACTACAGCGCTACGATCACTGTGAAACCTCGGTGGTGAATTATGGACTGCCATCACTGAGCCAGCAGGTACCGGTCAATACCGATTTAATGGCACTGGCGCGCCAGATCCAGCGCATTATCGCCACCTTTGAGCCGCGCCTGGATTCGCGTTCCATCAAGGTTGTGCCGCTAATCGATAAGGACCAGACCTGGGTATTGGCCATTCTTTTTGATATCCACGCACGATGCAGTCTGCCTGGTGAAGCGACATTCGTGAACCTGCGTATTGCGTTGGATTATTCGTACGGAACTGTGCGGGTGCTTTAA
- the tssF gene encoding type VI secretion system baseplate subunit TssF, translating to MLNDNFLALYNEELRYLREDGQQFAAAHPQVARHLGMMADGVLDPFVERLLEGTAFLSARVQSRLNHEQPEFALQMLGRVAPFWYTPLPSIATIAMTPDLTSPQWHANVTLPRASKVRLHDPSLQNRHATFTTGRSLNIQPLLIEQAECASAPPVHLPQRAATCLQEGQAHISLRLSTQGVATLAELDFAPLHLTLAGDMVQANQLLTTLLSDTLRIVLWAENDDGQPVVMTLPAQALRQGGLSAQEALLPCATGELPGMRLLREYFAASSRFFSLELDGINAFLQQASRAHTFELIFVLHNRPLHLLGQVSEHDFRLFATPVINLSRRRCSPVLVSGEHTEYPVIVDRLNPRAWEIHHLLRVNGLLTQGGEVAFSPLSGHAHFDDTQHWAGYSLRRRREFADKYDGGDAALPHDNLFIALSPGSQGMDIDRVKALSIEAMVCDRFLIPSQLQQPRFHLELALPVRQIETLRHPSRPQGVPDMAQSWKLLQLLASNPLRYARPEVADCSSLIRDWLSLFCLSQEASHYKRVSSLTHACIEHKFERSREPGPIAWIRGVQATIDIRHSHHSDKGAFLFARLLHHALAQYCELGQTLRMNVLLDGEPLASWGPV from the coding sequence ATGCTCAACGACAATTTTCTTGCGCTCTATAACGAAGAGTTGCGCTATTTGCGGGAGGATGGGCAGCAGTTTGCAGCAGCGCATCCGCAGGTTGCTCGCCATTTGGGGATGATGGCCGACGGTGTCCTGGATCCGTTTGTTGAGCGTTTGCTTGAAGGAACGGCCTTTCTTAGCGCTCGCGTGCAGTCGCGCCTCAACCATGAGCAGCCGGAGTTTGCCTTGCAAATGTTGGGCAGAGTCGCCCCATTCTGGTACACGCCACTGCCTTCTATTGCGACTATCGCCATGACGCCCGATCTCACCTCACCACAGTGGCACGCTAACGTGACACTGCCGCGCGCAAGCAAGGTGAGGCTCCACGATCCTTCTTTGCAAAACAGACATGCTACGTTTACCACCGGGCGCAGTCTGAACATTCAGCCGCTGCTCATTGAGCAGGCAGAGTGTGCAAGCGCTCCCCCTGTGCATCTGCCTCAGCGTGCAGCAACCTGTTTACAGGAAGGACAGGCGCACATTTCCCTGCGTCTGAGCACGCAGGGCGTGGCTACACTGGCTGAACTTGATTTTGCGCCACTGCACCTGACCCTCGCAGGTGACATGGTACAGGCCAATCAATTACTGACAACGCTGTTAAGCGACACGTTGCGCATTGTGTTATGGGCTGAGAACGACGACGGGCAACCTGTTGTCATGACGCTTCCCGCCCAGGCGTTACGTCAGGGAGGGCTCAGCGCGCAGGAGGCACTGTTGCCCTGTGCGACGGGTGAACTGCCAGGGATGCGATTGCTGCGGGAATACTTTGCTGCGTCGTCACGTTTTTTCAGCCTGGAGCTGGATGGCATTAATGCCTTCCTGCAACAGGCCAGTCGGGCGCATACCTTTGAACTGATATTTGTCCTGCATAACCGGCCCTTACACCTGCTGGGGCAAGTGAGTGAGCACGACTTTCGGCTGTTTGCCACGCCTGTTATTAACCTGAGCAGGCGGCGCTGTAGCCCGGTGCTTGTCAGCGGAGAGCACACAGAATATCCCGTCATTGTTGACCGGCTGAACCCGCGAGCCTGGGAAATCCATCATTTATTACGCGTTAACGGACTGCTGACCCAGGGCGGTGAAGTGGCGTTTTCGCCGCTCAGCGGGCACGCCCATTTTGACGACACACAACACTGGGCGGGTTACAGCCTGCGCCGGCGACGTGAGTTTGCGGATAAATACGATGGCGGGGACGCGGCATTGCCTCATGACAACCTGTTTATTGCTTTGTCGCCAGGCAGCCAGGGCATGGATATCGACAGGGTTAAGGCACTCTCTATTGAGGCAATGGTCTGCGATCGCTTCCTTATTCCCAGCCAGCTTCAGCAGCCGCGGTTTCATCTGGAGCTGGCGCTACCGGTACGCCAGATTGAGACGCTGCGTCATCCGTCACGTCCGCAGGGCGTGCCCGATATGGCTCAGTCATGGAAGTTACTCCAGCTGTTAGCCAGTAATCCGCTACGTTATGCCCGCCCGGAGGTGGCAGATTGCTCCTCGCTGATTCGTGACTGGCTGTCGCTATTTTGCCTGTCGCAGGAAGCGAGTCACTACAAACGGGTAAGCAGTTTAACGCATGCCTGCATCGAGCATAAATTTGAGCGCAGTCGAGAGCCGGGGCCGATCGCCTGGATTCGTGGTGTACAGGCGACAATTGATATCCGTCACAGCCACCACAGCGATAAGGGTGCTTTTTTATTTGCCCGCCTCCTTCACCATGCACTGGCGCAATACTGCGAACTTGGACAAACGCTGCGTATGAACGTTTTGCTTGATGGCGAGCCGTTAGCGTCATGGGGGCCTGTGTAA
- the tssG gene encoding type VI secretion system baseplate subunit TssG: protein MSQPSTPARIVGLSARQDFFELLRRIERASPQEPRLGTPGDRSHRRIRIYQPADLAFAPREVADVRQPLGEQTPPAPITIYCRHFGLFAPYGPLPVYVTEHARNELLAHRSRAFQDFAAILSQRMAVLHYRAWSQLHVAVGHDRETSNAFMTHVRELAGLAGQQHINVHVQRVRAAFAGAYLPGRGSLAQLQEILAHYFSVPVKVAAHQGRWIEDTHHRQNQRLGQLGETRLGRRFFDVQHSLTVHIGPVSGDDYLLFERGSERLKTLVCLCHDFVRHRMVLDINIIIQTSPEMACGLRRGRLGRHSWLKPGAALSVRPLYRTVT from the coding sequence ATGTCGCAGCCATCGACGCCTGCGCGAATTGTCGGTCTTAGCGCTCGTCAGGACTTTTTTGAGCTCCTGCGGCGCATCGAGCGCGCTTCGCCGCAGGAGCCCCGCCTTGGAACCCCTGGCGATCGCAGTCATCGCCGTATCCGTATCTATCAACCTGCCGATCTGGCGTTTGCGCCGCGTGAAGTCGCAGATGTACGCCAGCCGCTCGGTGAACAGACGCCCCCGGCACCGATAACGATTTACTGTCGCCATTTTGGGCTATTTGCGCCCTATGGACCGCTACCGGTGTATGTGACCGAGCATGCCCGCAATGAGCTACTGGCGCACCGTAGCCGGGCATTTCAGGATTTTGCTGCCATTCTCAGCCAGCGTATGGCCGTGTTGCACTACCGTGCCTGGTCGCAGTTACATGTGGCGGTCGGGCATGACCGGGAAACCAGCAACGCGTTTATGACGCACGTTCGTGAACTGGCCGGGCTGGCGGGGCAGCAGCACATCAATGTTCATGTGCAGCGGGTTCGGGCCGCGTTTGCTGGCGCCTACTTGCCGGGCCGGGGTTCGCTTGCCCAGCTACAGGAGATTTTGGCGCATTACTTTTCTGTCCCTGTGAAGGTCGCAGCACATCAGGGAAGATGGATTGAAGATACGCATCATCGGCAAAACCAGCGCCTGGGGCAGCTTGGCGAAACGCGTCTTGGGCGGCGTTTCTTTGATGTACAACACAGCCTGACAGTGCATATCGGGCCGGTATCCGGTGATGACTATCTGTTGTTTGAACGTGGCAGTGAGCGCCTGAAAACGTTGGTGTGTTTATGTCACGACTTTGTGCGCCACCGGATGGTGCTTGATATCAACATCATTATCCAAACCTCACCAGAGATGGCCTGCGGTTTGCGGCGCGGAAGACTTGGACGCCACAGCTGGCTTAAGCCCGGTGCGGCGTTGAGCGTGCGTCCTCTTTACAGAACGGTAACCTGA
- the tssH gene encoding type VI secretion system ATPase TssH yields MYQRERLFNRLGPFAYRTFVEATRLCRSYRHEEVELEHWLKVLLDRQDGDLPTLLTHYGLNLSVITSRLDNIVRHMPSTSVAMQDLSERLESAVAAGLLVSQLTGEQKKIRTAHILIGLLQEPRHQRWLYRLCEEFKKLPVAQMADEYDAVLQDSCEYDTDDTDIPDVPAPAVDDGGEVLLKWCSDMTQQASNGEIDPVIGREAELRQVVDILLRRRQNNPILVGDAGVGKTAVVEALARRLASNDVPPLLQGARLLSLDLGRMQAGASMRGEFESRLKSLIDAIGQSPHPVVLFCDEAHTLVGAGGQAGTGDAVNLLKPLLARGALRMIAATTWSEYKQFIEPDSALTRRFQRVFIGEPDEATAVDMLRAIAPWFARHHNVTIRDGALSAAVHLSLRNLPARQLPDKAISLLDTACARVALSQHAQPQAMEQNAARLSVLKTEHQYLLREAELGAQVSERLLEVEKHIECVEGELTELAQRNECERELVRSLLAQDGEPAARLQELVSIQQGKPLVHPWVDEQIIAEVLSDWTGIPSGKMLQNDIECMLCLEERLSERLFGQAHAVRDIAQAMRIARAGIQSQERPLGIFLLAGPTGTGKTQTATALAEMLYGGAHNLITFNMSEFQEAHTLSTLKGAPPGYVGYGKGGKLTEAVRRKPYSIILLDEFDKAHPDIHDAFYQVFDKGWMEDAEGRIVSFRQCFIFLTCNQGADEIEQAVQHQADISMAVLRPQVYDALLRSFAPALLARVNIIPYLPLNLEALAAIAALSLERLSQRLLAQTGAALVMRGDIAQWIAQRVVGHPNRGRAVEELLRQAVLPVIGNEVLRRRREALALREACLEVSDAELSIAFV; encoded by the coding sequence GTGTACCAGCGTGAACGTCTTTTTAACCGACTTGGCCCTTTTGCTTACCGAACCTTTGTCGAGGCAACGAGGCTGTGCCGTAGCTATCGCCACGAAGAGGTGGAGCTTGAACACTGGCTTAAGGTATTGCTGGACCGACAGGACGGCGATCTGCCCACGTTACTGACTCACTATGGCCTCAACCTGAGCGTGATTACCTCGCGACTCGATAATATTGTGCGCCATATGCCGAGCACCAGCGTGGCCATGCAGGATTTATCGGAACGGCTTGAGTCCGCCGTGGCGGCAGGGTTGCTGGTCAGTCAGCTGACAGGTGAACAGAAAAAAATTCGCACGGCACATATTCTGATTGGCCTGCTGCAGGAGCCCCGGCATCAGCGCTGGCTATATCGCTTGTGCGAGGAGTTTAAAAAACTGCCCGTCGCGCAGATGGCCGACGAATACGACGCGGTACTGCAAGACTCCTGTGAGTATGACACTGACGATACGGACATACCTGATGTACCCGCGCCCGCCGTAGACGATGGCGGTGAGGTGTTACTGAAGTGGTGCAGTGATATGACGCAGCAGGCGAGCAACGGTGAAATTGACCCGGTGATAGGGCGAGAGGCCGAGCTGCGACAGGTGGTGGATATATTGCTTCGCCGCCGCCAGAACAACCCCATTCTGGTTGGGGACGCCGGAGTGGGAAAAACGGCGGTAGTCGAAGCGCTGGCCCGCCGCCTGGCGAGCAATGATGTTCCTCCATTGTTACAGGGGGCACGTTTGCTGTCGCTGGATCTTGGGCGTATGCAGGCGGGCGCCAGCATGAGAGGCGAATTTGAGTCACGACTTAAGTCGCTCATTGACGCTATTGGCCAGTCGCCACACCCCGTCGTTCTGTTTTGTGATGAAGCACATACCCTGGTTGGGGCTGGGGGGCAGGCAGGGACCGGGGATGCGGTAAATTTGCTCAAACCGCTGTTGGCGCGCGGCGCGCTGCGAATGATTGCCGCGACCACCTGGTCTGAATATAAACAGTTTATTGAACCTGACTCTGCACTCACACGGCGTTTTCAGCGCGTTTTTATCGGCGAACCGGACGAGGCGACGGCGGTAGATATGCTCAGGGCGATAGCGCCCTGGTTTGCCCGTCATCACAACGTGACCATCCGCGATGGTGCATTGTCTGCCGCTGTTCATTTGTCACTGCGTAACCTGCCTGCACGCCAGCTACCGGATAAGGCCATCAGCCTGCTGGATACCGCCTGTGCGCGAGTCGCACTCAGCCAGCACGCCCAACCTCAGGCTATGGAACAGAACGCCGCGCGGCTCAGTGTGCTTAAAACCGAACATCAGTATCTGCTGCGGGAAGCCGAACTGGGGGCGCAGGTAAGCGAGCGCCTTCTCGAAGTAGAAAAGCATATTGAGTGTGTGGAAGGTGAATTGACCGAACTCGCTCAACGCAATGAATGCGAGCGTGAACTGGTGCGTTCACTGTTAGCGCAGGACGGCGAGCCTGCTGCACGTTTGCAGGAACTGGTGTCCATACAACAGGGCAAACCGTTAGTACATCCGTGGGTAGATGAACAAATCATTGCCGAGGTGTTGTCAGACTGGACCGGCATTCCGTCAGGAAAAATGCTCCAGAATGATATTGAATGCATGCTCTGCCTCGAGGAACGGCTCAGTGAGCGGCTTTTTGGACAGGCGCATGCCGTGCGTGATATCGCGCAGGCGATGCGTATTGCGCGTGCAGGCATCCAGTCGCAGGAGCGTCCGTTAGGCATCTTCCTGCTGGCGGGGCCAACCGGCACGGGTAAGACACAAACGGCGACAGCGCTTGCCGAAATGCTCTACGGCGGCGCGCACAACCTGATCACTTTCAACATGAGTGAATTTCAGGAAGCGCATACGCTTTCAACACTCAAAGGCGCGCCGCCAGGCTATGTCGGCTACGGCAAGGGCGGCAAGCTTACCGAAGCCGTCAGACGCAAGCCTTATTCCATCATTCTGCTTGATGAGTTTGATAAAGCCCATCCCGATATCCACGACGCGTTTTACCAGGTCTTTGATAAAGGCTGGATGGAAGACGCCGAAGGGCGAATCGTCAGCTTCCGGCAATGCTTTATTTTCCTCACCTGTAACCAGGGAGCAGACGAGATAGAGCAGGCCGTACAGCACCAGGCCGATATCAGCATGGCGGTCCTGCGACCGCAGGTCTATGACGCACTGCTGCGCAGTTTCGCCCCCGCATTACTGGCCAGGGTCAACATCATTCCTTATCTCCCCCTTAACCTGGAGGCATTGGCGGCGATTGCGGCGCTTAGCCTTGAGCGCCTGAGCCAGAGGCTGTTAGCGCAGACGGGGGCGGCGCTTGTGATGCGCGGGGACATTGCGCAGTGGATAGCGCAACGCGTCGTCGGGCATCCCAATCGCGGGCGCGCGGTGGAAGAACTGCTGCGCCAGGCTGTGCTGCCTGTTATTGGCAATGAGGTTCTGCGACGCAGACGCGAAGCGCTGGCGCTGCGTGAAGCGTGCCTGGAGGTCAGTGACGCCGAGCTCAGTATCGCGTTCGTTTAG